GGTGGGTCACCTTTTCACCAACCACAACTTACCACATGGGTGAGTTGTGCACTAATTTGTGGCATTAGAATTTTTCATAATTGACGTTGTTGTATTGTAAattcacacacaaaaatatcATTCAATGCGACACCGTCCTTGACCTCACCAGTCACCACCACCAAAGTTTCCTCCTATGGCCCCCTCACCGTACCCAAATAGACATTTAACGTTGACTCAGCGTTCACATTATTGATCAAAACGTTTTGGTTTGGCCCTTCTTTTATCCCAAAATATCATtcaaaaaagtcattttttatttatttatagagaaACTTCCTTTTGCTTAAGTGGCAACACAGTATTGGCTTCTGAAAACTTTGAGATATGGATTGGTGCCTTTCACAATAGTTAGGCACcatcatgaaaaacaaaaatcatgattTAAATATTAAACAGGCACTGTCTTATCTCTGTCAATAAATGTTTTTTGCAAGgattatttatatcaaaatacgCTACCAGTCTTTACCCACCTCAAACAGACCCAAATTAGTTCTGCAATCCGATGATGTATTCTTTGTTACtatgtttaaataaaatattatatgtataatcaattaaataaaaactatttgatTCTGCTATAGATTAAGACCAATATGggaattgtttttattttttattttttatttaataaaaagaccAACATGGGAATGAAGGTGTGAGTGTGACCATATTTTAGACCTTAAGTATTTAATATTTACATGTAAATTGTCAGAGAAAAGTTTGGGTGCTTAAGGAATAGGTGCTTAGTCTTAACGTTATACTTTATGTTCTCCAATTGAATTCAATTTATACAATTGTATTGACCAATACAGTAAAAATAGTGTTATCTTCTTTATATAGggtaattaaattcaataatatagTTGTTCAACCAGGTTGTTCATTAGTTAATGCAACCACATGGTTCAATTTGATTGAGGAACAGTACTGCATTTTTGGGTCACCTGAAATACTCATGCAGCAGATGATTTCAAGAGCAAACTTGGCCCCCACTTGTGAACTTCCTAGCTGAAAATACTCAAGCTAGGCTTGATATTTTGGATGGATCTGTGCTTGCGCATTGTTTGTTCACATACAAAAAATACCAATAACGTTAAGTCATACTAACTGATTGAAGTCAATGGCTTCTTCCAGGAGAAAGATATGCAATGAGAGAATGGAAAATGGAAGTGATTTAACAGTAGGCAAGATGAACAAGTAACAAAGTACTTGGccgcaaattttgtttttattggagACGCTAGACTACACGTAACACCTTACGGAAACCACAGCAAATTAAATCAGAAAGAAATTATTGATGTCAACGTACAAGCTATCACAGCAAAAAATCCCTCTGGACACCTCATATCCAAACTTTATAAGCTATCAATAAAAGGTGCGAGAGTGAGACAGAAATTTACAGATGAAAACATATCCAAGCCATGAAAGGTTATTCAACTGAAGATATAATGACTTTTATAAATAACTTGATTCCAATATAGGTTGAAAAGAATCATTACAGTCAAAAGCTGAACAGATTCATGGGCACAAATACCATAACAGTTAGTGAGCAAAATTTGCAAAGACAAATGTGAGATGCACAATTTGTTTCATAGAATACACTGTATGGTACAAAGTTAGTAAAACAATGAAGCACCAACCATGGCAACAATGCctacaaattttaataaacGCCTATCTCAAGTCAACATAAGATCATTGCCTCCCAGGTGAGGGCGAAGGCAAACACGAACCTCATGTTCTTCAGGCCCCACACGAAGTTTTGGCACTATAATCTCAAGCACAGATCCTGGCCCATCATAATAAGCTTCTATGTTAGCGTCTTCGGGAATCCGGGTTGAAAGTGAGATTTCTCTAACAAATTCCCCTGGAGGGCAGTGTTCAGAAGATGGATCTGTAAGCTTGAAAGTCCTATCATGTCTCTTGATAAATGGCATGCGAGATGTGCTCACACAAGATACCTTTATGATACCACGAGTGAGAGTATTCCTCCAAGAAACTTTCACCTTCTGAAGATCCACAAAGGGCAAACTGACAATGATCAAATATCCTTCTTCATCCTCATAGATTGTTTTTGCAGCTGTAACAGGCCCATATACATTCTTCATTACCCCACTAAAGTCATTCAACCAGAGTGGCTCATTATTAGGGTGAATTTCAATATCCGGAATTTTAACAGCCAGGTAGCAATCATCATCATTCACATGTGGGAAAAAGTCCTTCTTCCTCTTGCTGCTGGGTGATAGGTCCATCGCATCACCATTGCTATGATTAGACAGCTGAGTAGACAAATTCAGGCCAGAACCATTAAGCAATTTTTTGGAGTTGGAATTTGAGGCAGTCTTTATTGGAGGAGCTGGCCTCTCAAGCTCAAAGTCTGTGTTAGGCAGGTTTCTCCATGAACTAAAATCACTTGCTTCTGTAGGGATTGTGAAGTTCAAGTCCCTGCCTGTGAGTTCCATCCACCTCTTCCGCTCTTCCTCATCGAGACCCATAAGATTGGGCGCTGGAACAACCTCAATCCCATGCACACACTGGGGATTCGACAGACCCCTATAATGCTTCCGTTGCATCCTGTGAGATCGGACAAAACCCCTATCAACGCTGAATGGAAATGGACGCTCACCTTGACGAGAATGTCCATTCATGTAACTCCTCAGCTGCATCTTGCCCAATGCATTCTCTGGCCTCTCCTTGAATACCCACATGTACATATTCTCCATGTCATGCTGAACCATGAAGACATCGAGCTTGAGATCAGATTTGTCAAACCCAGACACTCCATTGCTGTCCCGGACAATCTTGGCTTTTGATTtctcatttaatgagggttTAAAGTAAAAGCTAAAGAAAAACCAAGCACCCCAAATACTATCAATCCGCTTGGCACATTTCCTTCCAGCCTTGGGGATATTAAGGAAAGTCTCAGTCTCATAGACTTGTGGAGCAAGCCCAACATCTAAAATATCACAGGGCTCCGAATTCCAAGATGGCGGAGGCGGGCTGCGTTCGGCTGACAAGGGCAAATTGATGTCGGGTGGACGGGACAGTATGATTTGCCGATTCATCTCCAAATCTAAATCGTCGTGGGAGGAGGCGCTGGAATCCATGGACAAAATGGTGGATGGATGATGATTCTCCATTGAAAGGGCAGTGATGAGAGAATCTACCATTTCTCAGCTCATCATCTCCTTGGTTGTGTCTGGTGAAGTTGAAATTTTTGCCATCCCCAATACAAACAATTCAAGAAAAACAACCTTTTTACAAACACCTTCAATCAAATCACTCAATCCCCAGTATATCTCCCCTCCATCAAAACCCtagatttttcaaatcaaataacaaattcCTCACAAACCCACATCAACAATAACATAATTATTCAATTACCCCAActcaaacaacaacaacaacaacaacaaaaagataaattttttttctgaagTATACAAGCAgtatcaaaactaaaaacaaaaacccaaaaaatagaaaatagaaaaaaaaataaataaataacagttttctcttcaatctctacctatggagagagagaaggagactCAGAAAACGCTAAAGAAAGACTATATCCAACCCTAGCCCAAGAATCTCCCGAAATCCTCCAAACACAGGTGGGAAACACTGAATCCAAACCATCaaatccatcaaaaaaaaaaaaaaacacttaagagactacttttttattcttttacttaactactactactactacacacacacacacacacacactaaaactatataaaaaaaagcttaaataTCCAACCCAAGAAGAAGATTGGGGATCTTCAAAGAGTACCTTTTGGGATAAGCATCAGAGAATTGAGAGGAAGAAGAGGGAGCTCCAGAAGCGAACATGATGATTCTCATCTCCAccatatcatcatcatcatctacaaCGAccatttcctttctctttccctttccctttctttccttttcttttcttctctctcttttcttttggggttttttttttttggttgttttttccGTCAAAAGAAACAGATGAAGAGAAGAGTGAGAgtggaagagaaaataaaagctGTGACACAGCGTCTCGTTTTAAAGACAACAACCTTGAACCTTCGTTTAGTAAAAGCCCGCACGAGATAGCACCACGTTTGATCTCTCACCGTTTGTTTACGGTGACGGTGCACTTTTTTGGGCTAATGTGTGCGTGTGACTTCTCATTTCTGAGGTCAATACTTCTCAACAGAGAGCTGTGGTTTGTGATAGCTGTCTAGTCTAGTGCTTATCATCTCGTACTCCTACCaatagagagattttttttttccttctttccttatccctttttcttttaaaactgtttttttttttcgaactttttaaaaaatattatctttttctataagtacaaaactacaaatacaaacacaaataccTTGATTCAAGGTTACATCGGCTTGAACACATATCGAGGGAAGCCAATGGTCATGCAGATGCTCTCTCTAAAATTGGAAATTCAagtattggtaattttgttatttttaggATCCGCTAC
The DNA window shown above is from Quercus lobata isolate SW786 chromosome 7, ValleyOak3.0 Primary Assembly, whole genome shotgun sequence and carries:
- the LOC115953414 gene encoding uncharacterized protein LOC115953414, whose amino-acid sequence is MVDSLITALSMENHHPSTILSMDSSASSHDDLDLEMNRQIILSRPPDINLPLSAERSPPPPSWNSEPCDILDVGLAPQVYETETFLNIPKAGRKCAKRIDSIWGAWFFFSFYFKPSLNEKSKAKIVRDSNGVSGFDKSDLKLDVFMVQHDMENMYMWVFKERPENALGKMQLRSYMNGHSRQGERPFPFSVDRGFVRSHRMQRKHYRGLSNPQCVHGIEVVPAPNLMGLDEEERKRWMELTGRDLNFTIPTEASDFSSWRNLPNTDFELERPAPPIKTASNSNSKKLLNGSGLNLSTQLSNHSNGDAMDLSPSSKRKKDFFPHVNDDDCYLAVKIPDIEIHPNNEPLWLNDFSGVMKNVYGPVTAAKTIYEDEEGYLIIVSLPFVDLQKVKVSWRNTLTRGIIKVSCVSTSRMPFIKRHDRTFKLTDPSSEHCPPGEFVREISLSTRIPEDANIEAYYDGPGSVLEIIVPKLRVGPEEHEVRVCLRPHLGGNDLMLT